A genomic region of Manihot esculenta cultivar AM560-2 chromosome 15, M.esculenta_v8, whole genome shotgun sequence contains the following coding sequences:
- the LOC110601290 gene encoding uncharacterized membrane protein YuiD isoform X2: MDTATDASSQPSIIPSNTPLLSAFLAFALAQFLKLFTTWFKEKRWDSRRILGSGGMPSSHTATVTALAVAIGLQEGTGAPTFAIALVLACVVMYDATGVRLHAGRQAELLNQIVCELPPEHPVSNVRPLRDSLGHTPLQVAAGAVLGCIVAFLMKSS; this comes from the exons ATGGACACGGCCACTGATGCATCATCTCAGCCGTCCATTATTCCATCCAACACTCCTCTCCTCTCCGCTTTCCTTGCCTTCGCTCTCGCTCagtttcttaagctcttcactACCTG GTTCAAAGAGAAGAGATGGGATTCTAGAAGGATTCTTGGATCAGGTGGGATGCCCTCATCACATACAGCAACTGTGACTGCCCTTGCAGTAGCTATTGGTCTGCAAGAAGGAACTGGAGCACCAACCTTTGCTATTGCACTGGTTTTGGCATGTGTT GTTATGTATGATGCTACTGGTGTTAGACTTCATGCTGGTCGCCAAGCTGAA TTACTAAATCAAATTGTATGTGAACTACCTCCTGAACACCCGGTCTCCAATGTCAGGCCTCTTCGAGATTCACTAGGCCACACTCCTCTCCAG GTTGCTGCTGGTGCTGTGCTGGGGTGCATTGTAGCTTTTCTCATGAAAAGTTCATAG
- the LOC110601290 gene encoding uncharacterized membrane protein YuiD isoform X1 — MDTATDASSQPSIIPSNTPLLSAFLAFALAQFLKLFTTWFKEKRWDSRRILGSGGMPSSHTATVTALAVAIGLQEGTGAPTFAIALVLACVVMYDATGVRLHAGRQAEASSRFTRPHSSPGCCWCCAGVHCSFSHEKFIGDDTANDDIDIFSELWTGSFLQVYLPHRF; from the exons ATGGACACGGCCACTGATGCATCATCTCAGCCGTCCATTATTCCATCCAACACTCCTCTCCTCTCCGCTTTCCTTGCCTTCGCTCTCGCTCagtttcttaagctcttcactACCTG GTTCAAAGAGAAGAGATGGGATTCTAGAAGGATTCTTGGATCAGGTGGGATGCCCTCATCACATACAGCAACTGTGACTGCCCTTGCAGTAGCTATTGGTCTGCAAGAAGGAACTGGAGCACCAACCTTTGCTATTGCACTGGTTTTGGCATGTGTT GTTATGTATGATGCTACTGGTGTTAGACTTCATGCTGGTCGCCAAGCTGAA GCCTCTTCGAGATTCACTAGGCCACACTCCTCTCCAG GTTGCTGCTGGTGCTGTGCTGGGGTGCATTGTAGCTTTTCTCATGAAAAGTTCATAGGGGATGATACCGCTAATGATGATATTGACATATTTAGTGAACTCTGGACCGGCTCATTCCTGCAAGTCTATCTGCCTCATAGGTTCTAA